In Opitutaceae bacterium TAV5, one genomic interval encodes:
- a CDS encoding C4-dicarboxylate ABC transporter → MSHEMIILLMFSSLMLLMATGQRVFGVMGFVGVACAIWLWGPGGSELGFSAAIKLFNWYPMLTLPMFIFMGYMLSESGIANDLYHMLHVWMGSLRGGLAIGTLLLMVLISCMNGLSVAGMAIGCSVALPELMKRHYDKRMISGIIQAGSSLGILTPPSVVLVLYGMIARQPVGQLWLAGVGPGLLLAALFLIYIAVRCWLQPELGPVLPAAERNFSTAEKFRVLRAGVIPLLLMFLVIGSFFLGYTSLVESSAVGALAALLVAFFKGRLRGKVLHNALLQTLNASAMFMWIMMAALAFAAVFDGLGAVKSIEGIFLEQWGLTPWQVLILMQVSFLILGIFLDDTAMLVIVAPLYIPLIAKLGFSPIWFGVLYTITCQIAYLTPPFGYNLFLMRAMSPPEITIRDIYASIVPFVIIMILSMVLIMIFPQIALWLPAQFNVK, encoded by the coding sequence ATGAGCCACGAAATGATCATCCTGCTGATGTTCTCGTCGCTGATGCTGCTGATGGCGACCGGCCAGCGCGTTTTTGGCGTGATGGGTTTTGTCGGCGTGGCCTGCGCCATCTGGCTGTGGGGCCCGGGCGGCTCGGAACTGGGGTTCAGCGCGGCCATCAAGCTCTTCAACTGGTACCCCATGCTGACGCTGCCGATGTTCATTTTCATGGGCTACATGCTCTCGGAATCCGGCATCGCCAACGACCTCTACCACATGTTGCACGTCTGGATGGGTTCGCTGCGCGGCGGGCTGGCCATCGGCACGCTGCTGCTTATGGTCCTCATCTCCTGCATGAACGGCCTGAGCGTGGCGGGCATGGCGATCGGCTGCAGCGTGGCGCTGCCCGAGCTCATGAAGCGCCACTACGACAAACGCATGATCAGCGGCATCATCCAGGCAGGCAGCTCGCTCGGCATCCTGACGCCGCCCAGCGTCGTGCTCGTGCTCTACGGCATGATCGCGCGGCAGCCGGTCGGCCAGCTCTGGCTCGCGGGCGTCGGCCCCGGCCTGCTGCTCGCCGCGCTGTTCCTGATCTACATCGCGGTCCGCTGCTGGCTGCAGCCCGAACTCGGCCCCGTCCTGCCTGCCGCGGAGCGCAATTTCTCGACCGCGGAAAAATTCCGCGTGCTGCGCGCCGGCGTGATTCCGCTGCTGCTCATGTTCCTCGTCATCGGTTCGTTTTTCCTCGGCTACACCAGCCTCGTGGAAAGTTCGGCCGTGGGCGCGCTGGCCGCCCTCCTGGTGGCGTTTTTCAAGGGACGCCTGCGCGGCAAGGTCCTGCACAACGCCCTGCTGCAAACGCTCAACGCCAGCGCCATGTTCATGTGGATCATGATGGCAGCCCTTGCCTTCGCCGCCGTCTTCGACGGACTCGGCGCGGTCAAGTCCATCGAAGGCATCTTTCTGGAACAATGGGGGCTTACGCCTTGGCAGGTGCTCATCCTCATGCAGGTGTCGTTTCTCATCCTCGGTATCTTCCTCGATGATACGGCGATGCTCGTCATCGTGGCGCCCCTGTACATCCCGCTGATCGCAAAACTCGGTTTCAGCCCGATCTGGTTCGGCGTCCTCTACACCATCACCTGCCAGATCGCCTACCTCACACCGCCCTTCGGCTACAACCTGTTCCTCATGCGGGCCATGTCGCCGCCGGAGATTACCATCCGCGATATCTACGCCTCGATCGTCCCGTTTGTCATTATCATGATCCTGTCCATGGTCCTCATCATGATCTTTCCGCAGATCGCCCTGTGGCTGCCTGCGCAGTTCAACGTGAAGTAA
- a CDS encoding FAD binding protein, which translates to MLEAARRIPVARETDVLVCGGGPAGIAAAVTAAREGARVLIVERHPFLGGVWTAGALAILIDTEKKAGFNAELRRRLHARGGVTFHKSEWPEWPIYGLEAMKGLLDEIVAEEHIDVQLYTHVVAVAHGDSDDASPGSLSGGDSRITGVFTESKSGREFVRARIVIDTTGDGDVAALAGCPFDMGRPGDGKVQPMTLYGRVGGYRGGPVHIEPLRTLALRAGFRPSYERITLFPQPGQPGVFMLMATHLYGSGIDARNLTRAEFQGRKEIRELVSVLQAHGGPDWRDAYLIDTGPFVGIREARRIRGRYTLSAADLAAGRRFPDGICQVRFVADIHHPDPGDGAGLFHEPTKPYDIPYRSLLAAGHANLLLAGRCISGDHVAHASYRVTGDAVATGEAAGLAAALSCRENTDPADIDIPRLLTRLAEIRDRHPPDPVPPRVTSSGTRIPASLLQHNPN; encoded by the coding sequence ATTCTCGAAGCCGCACGCCGCATTCCCGTGGCACGGGAAACCGACGTGCTGGTGTGTGGCGGTGGTCCCGCCGGCATCGCCGCCGCCGTGACCGCGGCACGGGAAGGCGCGCGTGTTCTCATCGTCGAGCGCCATCCCTTTCTTGGCGGCGTGTGGACTGCCGGCGCGCTCGCCATTCTCATCGACACCGAAAAAAAAGCCGGTTTCAACGCCGAGCTCCGCCGGCGTCTCCATGCGCGTGGCGGCGTCACTTTCCACAAAAGCGAATGGCCCGAATGGCCGATCTACGGGCTTGAGGCCATGAAGGGGCTTCTCGACGAAATCGTCGCCGAGGAACACATCGACGTACAGCTTTACACCCACGTCGTGGCGGTTGCCCATGGTGACAGCGATGATGCCTCGCCCGGTTCCCTGTCGGGTGGCGATTCGCGCATCACCGGCGTTTTTACCGAGAGCAAATCCGGCCGCGAGTTCGTCAGGGCTCGTATCGTTATCGACACTACGGGAGATGGCGACGTCGCCGCGCTCGCCGGTTGCCCGTTCGATATGGGGCGTCCCGGCGACGGCAAGGTGCAGCCCATGACGCTCTATGGACGTGTTGGCGGCTACCGCGGCGGCCCCGTCCACATCGAGCCTCTCCGTACCCTCGCCTTGCGCGCCGGATTCCGGCCCAGCTATGAACGCATCACGCTCTTCCCCCAACCCGGGCAACCCGGCGTGTTCATGCTCATGGCCACGCATCTCTACGGCAGCGGCATCGACGCCCGCAACCTCACCCGGGCCGAATTTCAGGGGCGCAAGGAAATCCGTGAACTCGTCTCCGTCCTTCAGGCACACGGCGGTCCCGACTGGCGTGATGCCTACCTGATCGACACCGGTCCCTTTGTCGGCATCCGTGAGGCGCGTCGCATCCGTGGCCGCTACACGCTCAGCGCCGCCGACCTCGCCGCCGGACGCCGCTTCCCTGACGGCATCTGCCAGGTGCGCTTTGTCGCCGACATCCATCATCCCGATCCGGGCGACGGCGCCGGTCTCTTTCACGAACCGACAAAACCCTACGACATTCCGTATCGCAGCCTGCTGGCGGCCGGACACGCCAACCTGCTCCTCGCCGGCCGTTGCATCTCCGGCGACCACGTTGCCCATGCCAGTTACCGGGTGACGGGCGACGCCGTGGCGACAGGCGAAGCCGCCGGTCTGGCCGCGGCCCTGTCCTGCCGGGAAAACACCGATCCGGCGGACATCGATATCCCCCGCCTCCTCACCCGCCTCGCCGAAATCCGCGACCGGCATCCGCCGGATCCTGTGCCGCCGCGTGTTACCTCTTCCGGCACGCGCATTCCCGCCTCTCTCCTCCAACACAATCCAAACTGA
- a CDS encoding ethanolamine ammonia-lyase — protein sequence MPASPDNPRVVVTTGMPSPPAAVDPAAATGDAANRDPWVTLQRYTAARIALGRAGGSLRTASLLDFRLAHARARDAVHAPLDPDGLARQFAQNGLATERLATAVSDKATYLVRPDLGRRLDDASRERLRTLAAQWGRRDLAIIVSDGLAAQAADRHAAETVTRLAGHLTAAGWTLYPILLVPFGRVKLQDEIGAILGARHALILLGERPGLGSPDSLGAYFTHRPRAECTDADRNCISNIRPAGLPPAAAARKLAHLLADSARLGVSGVALKDTTQDGRLE from the coding sequence ATGCCCGCCTCGCCGGATAACCCCCGGGTCGTTGTCACCACCGGAATGCCTTCTCCGCCTGCCGCCGTCGACCCGGCCGCTGCCACCGGCGACGCCGCCAACCGTGATCCGTGGGTGACCCTGCAACGCTACACCGCCGCGCGCATCGCGCTCGGCCGTGCCGGCGGCAGCCTGCGCACCGCCTCGCTGCTCGATTTTCGCCTCGCCCACGCCCGTGCCCGCGATGCCGTCCACGCCCCGCTCGATCCCGACGGGCTCGCGCGACAATTCGCGCAAAACGGCCTCGCCACCGAACGGCTCGCCACCGCGGTCAGCGACAAGGCGACCTACCTCGTGCGCCCCGACCTCGGTCGCCGCCTCGATGACGCTTCGCGCGAACGCCTCCGCACGCTCGCCGCGCAATGGGGCCGGCGCGACCTCGCCATCATTGTCTCCGACGGACTGGCCGCGCAGGCCGCCGACCGCCACGCCGCCGAAACCGTCACCCGCCTCGCCGGCCACCTCACTGCCGCCGGCTGGACGCTCTACCCGATCCTGCTCGTCCCCTTCGGCCGCGTGAAGTTGCAGGACGAAATCGGCGCCATTCTCGGCGCGCGCCATGCGCTCATCCTCCTCGGCGAGCGCCCCGGCCTCGGTTCTCCCGACAGCCTCGGCGCCTATTTCACGCACCGGCCGCGCGCCGAGTGCACCGACGCCGACCGCAACTGCATTTCCAACATTCGCCCCGCCGGCCTCCCTCCGGCCGCCGCCGCGCGCAAGCTCGCCCACCTGCTGGCCGACTCTGCCCGCCTCGGCGTAAGCGGCGTCGCGCTCAAGGACACCACGCAGGACGGCCGGCTGGAGTAA
- a CDS encoding nicotinate phosphoribosyltransferase, with protein MPATKRLPSAPVHPGLSRHSPLMTDLYQLTMACGYWKTGTHVKEAAFHLTFRRPPFQSGYTIAAGLGDAIAWLRDLHFTDADLAYLRTLAGPDDSPFFEAGFIDHLREFAFTCDVNAVPEGTVVFPHEPLLRVTGPILQAQLVETALLNFINFQTLIATKAARICGAAQGEPVLEFGMRRAQGIDGALAASRAAYIGGCAATSNVLAGQLFGIPVRGTHAHSWVMSFDDESAAFEAYAGAMPHNCIFLVDTYDTLDGVRRAVEAGRRLRERGHRMAGIRLDSGDLAWLSIEARKILDEAGFTDAVIVASNDLDEHIITSLKQQGAKIGSWGVGTRLVTAYDQPALGGVYKLGAIREPGGDWEFKLKLSEQVAKISNPGILQVRRHTHAGEFVGDTIYNEQDPPPAGAATFIIDPADLTRRKAIPADATAEDLLVPIFRGGRLVYDPPALETIRTHAQTQLSRLYRGTRRLLNPHEYPVGLDPKLHDLKTRLILKQRGAGG; from the coding sequence ATGCCTGCCACGAAGCGCTTGCCTTCCGCCCCGGTTCATCCCGGCCTCAGCCGTCATTCCCCGCTCATGACGGATCTCTACCAGCTCACGATGGCCTGCGGCTACTGGAAGACCGGCACGCATGTGAAGGAGGCCGCGTTTCATCTCACTTTCCGCAGGCCTCCGTTCCAGAGTGGCTACACGATCGCCGCCGGCCTCGGCGACGCCATCGCCTGGCTCCGCGACCTGCACTTCACCGATGCCGACCTGGCGTACCTGCGCACCCTCGCCGGCCCTGACGACTCGCCCTTCTTCGAAGCCGGCTTTATCGACCACCTGCGCGAGTTCGCCTTCACCTGCGATGTCAATGCCGTCCCCGAAGGCACGGTCGTGTTTCCCCACGAGCCGCTCCTCCGCGTCACCGGTCCCATCCTCCAGGCGCAGCTCGTCGAGACGGCCCTCCTCAATTTCATCAACTTCCAGACGCTCATCGCCACCAAGGCCGCGCGCATCTGCGGCGCCGCGCAAGGCGAGCCTGTCCTCGAATTCGGCATGCGCCGCGCCCAGGGCATCGACGGCGCCCTCGCCGCCAGCCGCGCCGCGTATATCGGCGGTTGCGCCGCCACCTCCAACGTCCTTGCCGGACAACTCTTCGGCATCCCCGTCCGCGGCACCCACGCACATAGCTGGGTAATGTCGTTCGACGACGAATCCGCCGCCTTCGAGGCATACGCCGGGGCCATGCCGCACAACTGTATTTTTCTTGTCGATACCTACGACACGCTCGACGGCGTCCGCCGCGCCGTCGAGGCCGGCCGCCGGCTGCGCGAGCGCGGCCACCGGATGGCCGGCATCCGCCTCGATTCGGGCGACCTCGCGTGGCTCAGTATCGAGGCGAGAAAAATCCTCGACGAAGCCGGCTTCACCGACGCCGTCATCGTGGCCAGCAACGATCTCGACGAACACATCATCACCAGCCTCAAGCAGCAGGGCGCGAAGATCGGTTCGTGGGGTGTCGGCACCCGGCTGGTCACCGCGTACGACCAGCCTGCGCTCGGCGGCGTCTACAAACTCGGCGCCATCCGCGAGCCCGGCGGCGACTGGGAGTTCAAACTCAAGCTCTCGGAACAGGTCGCCAAGATCTCGAACCCCGGCATCCTGCAAGTCCGCCGCCACACCCATGCCGGGGAATTTGTCGGCGACACGATCTACAACGAACAGGACCCGCCCCCCGCCGGAGCCGCCACCTTCATCATCGACCCGGCCGACCTGACCCGCCGCAAGGCCATTCCTGCTGACGCCACCGCCGAAGACCTCCTCGTCCCGATCTTCCGCGGCGGCCGCCTCGTCTATGATCCGCCCGCCCTCGAAACCATCCGGACGCACGCGCAGACCCAGCTCTCGCGCCTCTACCGCGGCACCCGCCGCCTGCTCAATCCGCACGAGTATCCGGTCGGCCTCGACCCGAAACTCCACGACCTGAAAACCCGCCTCATCCTGAAACAACGGGGAGCCGGCGGATAA
- a CDS encoding N-terminal cleavage protein: MLPANTSRKKTPAASPGFTLIELLTVIAIIGILAAIIIPTVGKTRQLAKRTQSLNRLRMIGQTLHLYLADNKQVFPLLADTTEGGWKDPFWTTEGIQPYETPVRGGWTRPGNGLILQSPMLMDTLIENPNHQPLGDYGGSTVIFDKKVRRPYSSLVNPSRTAMVMTARTDTLGSNGEALPSYYVEAEYFVNDPTRTKAAPQARGGDSVLVVFADGHTRMLPLDVFIQEREQLLLNK; this comes from the coding sequence ATGTTACCTGCAAATACCTCCCGGAAAAAAACACCGGCCGCCTCTCCCGGCTTCACATTGATCGAACTGCTGACCGTTATTGCCATCATCGGCATCCTGGCGGCGATCATCATTCCGACCGTTGGCAAAACCCGCCAGCTCGCCAAACGCACCCAGTCGCTCAACCGCCTGCGAATGATCGGCCAGACGCTGCACCTGTATCTCGCCGACAACAAACAGGTCTTCCCCCTGCTGGCAGATACGACCGAAGGGGGGTGGAAAGATCCTTTCTGGACGACAGAGGGTATCCAGCCCTACGAGACGCCGGTCCGGGGCGGCTGGACCAGGCCCGGCAACGGATTGATCCTCCAGAGTCCCATGTTGATGGATACGTTGATCGAGAATCCGAACCATCAGCCGCTGGGCGATTACGGAGGAAGCACGGTGATTTTTGACAAAAAAGTCCGGCGTCCCTACTCGTCACTCGTCAATCCGTCCCGGACGGCCATGGTGATGACCGCCCGCACCGATACGCTCGGCTCCAACGGCGAGGCGCTGCCCAGCTACTACGTGGAGGCGGAATATTTTGTGAACGATCCCACCCGCACCAAGGCCGCTCCCCAGGCGAGAGGCGGAGACTCCGTTCTCGTCGTCTTTGCCGATGGTCACACCCGCATGCTCCCGCTGGATGTCTTTATCCAGGAGAGGGAGCAACTGTTGCTCAACAAGTAG
- a CDS encoding isochorismatase hydrolase, which yields MNALLLSDIQNDFLPGGALAVPQGDAILPVVNRLLQSPESRKTFPLVIATQDWHPANHGSFAAQHPGHAPGDTIQLAGLPQILWPVHCVQHTPGAAFAPALDTTRIARVFTKGADPQIDSYSGFFDNGRRHATGLGDWLREQGVTDVCLAGLTTDYCVKFTALDAVSLGFRTHVIADACRGVNLHPDDTARALADLRAAGVRVIDSNGL from the coding sequence ATGAACGCCCTCCTCCTCAGCGACATCCAGAACGACTTTCTCCCCGGCGGCGCGCTTGCCGTGCCGCAAGGCGATGCGATCCTCCCGGTCGTCAACCGCCTCCTGCAAAGTCCCGAATCCCGCAAAACCTTCCCGCTCGTCATCGCCACGCAGGACTGGCATCCGGCCAACCACGGCAGCTTCGCCGCGCAGCACCCCGGTCATGCTCCGGGAGATACGATCCAGCTCGCCGGCCTCCCGCAAATCCTCTGGCCCGTCCACTGCGTGCAGCACACGCCCGGCGCCGCCTTCGCTCCCGCGCTCGACACCACCCGCATCGCGCGCGTGTTCACCAAAGGCGCCGATCCGCAGATCGACAGCTACAGCGGCTTTTTCGACAACGGCCGCCGCCACGCCACCGGCCTCGGCGACTGGCTCCGCGAACAGGGCGTGACCGACGTCTGCCTTGCCGGACTCACCACCGATTACTGCGTGAAGTTCACCGCCCTCGATGCCGTCTCGCTCGGTTTTCGCACCCACGTCATCGCCGACGCCTGTCGCGGCGTGAACCTCCATCCCGACGACACCGCCCGCGCCCTCGCCGACCTCCGCGCAGCGGGCGTCCGCGTGATCGACAGTAACGGCCTGTGA
- a CDS encoding AraC family transcriptional regulator, with translation MRKDREEQCFVRLMETVRKRFPDGDIHVAAEPWHGCLTHVECPRFSICLRGAARYRIARGGAVHEVALSRGDAIFASPGCMMDPLPESDYMALGVVFHAHLTRFLVARKHPAETAQLGHAFLVALHAPSRLDADGRSLCALIGNCPGRTPADPYLHDLFGALLARSLELLADDDDPEKRGKAFFTWQAACQFLQDHLSEPVGRKDVARFLRLHPNHVSRLFRQFSHKPFHEFVLQQRLARARKLLRGSSDLNVTDIAAASGFANLGYFSRCYQRAFGRAPSKDRMTGQATRTR, from the coding sequence ATGAGAAAAGACCGTGAAGAACAGTGTTTCGTACGGCTCATGGAAACCGTCCGGAAACGCTTTCCGGACGGAGATATCCATGTCGCCGCCGAACCTTGGCACGGTTGCCTGACGCATGTGGAATGCCCCCGCTTCAGCATCTGTCTCCGCGGCGCGGCCCGCTATCGCATCGCACGTGGCGGCGCGGTCCACGAGGTGGCGCTGTCACGCGGCGACGCCATTTTTGCCAGCCCCGGGTGCATGATGGATCCGTTGCCTGAATCCGACTACATGGCGCTGGGCGTGGTGTTTCATGCGCACCTCACCCGGTTTCTTGTCGCACGGAAACACCCGGCGGAAACGGCGCAACTCGGGCATGCGTTTCTCGTCGCCCTTCACGCTCCCTCCCGGCTCGACGCCGACGGCCGGAGTCTGTGCGCGCTGATCGGCAACTGTCCCGGACGCACTCCGGCCGATCCTTATCTGCACGACCTGTTCGGCGCCTTGCTCGCGCGCAGTCTCGAATTGCTGGCCGACGACGATGATCCGGAAAAACGCGGCAAGGCGTTTTTCACCTGGCAGGCCGCATGCCAGTTCCTGCAAGACCACCTGAGCGAGCCGGTCGGGCGCAAGGATGTGGCCCGGTTTCTCCGCCTGCATCCCAACCACGTTTCCCGCCTTTTCCGGCAGTTTTCCCATAAACCGTTTCACGAATTTGTGCTTCAGCAACGCCTCGCCCGGGCGCGAAAATTGCTCCGCGGTTCCTCCGACCTGAATGTTACGGACATCGCGGCGGCATCCGGTTTCGCCAACCTCGGTTATTTCAGCCGCTGTTACCAGAGAGCTTTCGGGCGAGCCCCCAGCAAGGACCGGATGACAGGCCAGGCAACCCGTACCCGCTAA
- a CDS encoding ethanolamine ammonia lyase large subunit (with EutC catalyzes the formation of acetaldehyde and ammonia from ethanolamine) codes for MSSHPSRWSLTAGGSRYHFGSLRELMARATPHRSGDVLAGVAAASAEERAAARQCLADVPLAQFLEDLLIPYEDDAVTRLIIDTHDRAAFAPVAGLTVGQFRDWLLRYETDHTVLTALAPGLTPEMVAAVSKLMSNQDLILVAQKCRVVTAFRDTIGLPGRLSVRLQPNHPTDDPQGIAASILDGLLYGCGDAVIGINPATDSVPAMETLLHLIDELVRRYDIPTQSCVLAHVTTALEVMRRGAPVDLVFQSIAGTEAANRSFGVTLPILAEAREAALSLRRGTVGDNVMYFETGQGSALSADAHHGLDQQTCEVRAYAVARAFSPLLVNTVVGFIGPEYLYDGKQIIRAGLEDHCCGKLLGLPMGCDICYTNHAEADQDDMDNLLTLLGVAGCTYIMGIPGADDIMLGYQSTSYHDSHYIRQALGLRPAPEFEAWLENMRIVAGGRRLLPVAPTHALLADARLAG; via the coding sequence ATGAGCAGCCACCCGTCCCGATGGTCCCTGACCGCAGGCGGGAGCCGGTACCACTTCGGCTCCCTGCGCGAGCTCATGGCCAGGGCCACGCCGCACCGCTCCGGCGACGTCCTCGCCGGCGTCGCCGCCGCCAGCGCGGAGGAGCGCGCCGCCGCCCGGCAATGCCTCGCCGACGTGCCGCTCGCGCAGTTTCTCGAAGACCTGCTCATCCCGTACGAGGACGACGCCGTCACCCGGCTGATCATCGACACGCATGACCGCGCCGCCTTCGCGCCGGTCGCCGGCCTCACCGTCGGCCAGTTCCGCGACTGGCTGCTGCGGTACGAAACCGACCACACCGTCCTCACCGCGCTCGCCCCCGGCCTCACGCCCGAAATGGTCGCCGCCGTTTCCAAGCTGATGAGCAACCAGGACCTCATCCTCGTGGCGCAAAAATGCCGCGTCGTCACCGCCTTCCGCGACACCATCGGCCTGCCCGGCCGCCTCTCCGTCCGCCTCCAGCCCAACCACCCGACCGACGACCCGCAGGGCATCGCCGCCTCCATCCTCGACGGCCTCCTCTACGGCTGCGGCGACGCCGTCATCGGCATCAACCCCGCCACCGACAGCGTGCCCGCCATGGAAACCCTGCTGCACCTGATCGACGAACTTGTCCGGCGCTACGATATTCCCACGCAATCCTGCGTGCTCGCCCACGTGACCACCGCGCTCGAAGTGATGCGGCGCGGCGCGCCCGTCGATCTCGTTTTCCAGTCCATCGCCGGCACCGAAGCCGCCAACCGCAGCTTCGGCGTCACGCTGCCGATCCTCGCCGAGGCCCGCGAGGCCGCGCTCTCGCTCCGGCGCGGCACCGTCGGCGACAACGTCATGTACTTCGAGACCGGCCAAGGCTCCGCGCTCTCTGCCGACGCGCATCACGGGCTCGACCAGCAGACCTGCGAAGTCCGCGCCTACGCCGTCGCCCGCGCCTTCAGCCCGCTGCTCGTCAACACCGTCGTCGGCTTCATCGGCCCCGAATACCTCTACGACGGCAAACAGATCATCCGCGCCGGCCTCGAAGACCATTGTTGCGGCAAACTCCTCGGCCTGCCGATGGGCTGCGACATCTGCTACACCAACCACGCCGAGGCCGACCAGGATGACATGGACAACCTCCTCACCCTCCTCGGCGTCGCCGGCTGCACCTACATCATGGGCATCCCCGGCGCCGACGACATCATGCTCGGCTACCAGTCCACCTCGTATCACGACAGCCACTACATCCGCCAGGCGCTCGGCCTCCGTCCCGCGCCGGAATTCGAGGCGTGGCTGGAAAACATGCGCATCGTCGCCGGCGGCCGCCGCCTCCTGCCCGTTGCGCCAACCCACGCCCTGCTCGCCGATGCCCGCCTCGCCGGATAA
- a CDS encoding C4-dicarboxylate ABC transporter permease, producing the protein MSSFFLYSLKKYVRAVNAVNRVVGYFAMYLLVFMLAILTWSVISNGVLNSPAIWVMEMAQFSMAAYYLLGAGFSMQQGAHVRMDIFYERWSPRRRAGVDSFTILLVIFYLVVLVMGGYESSYYALEYGQRNHTVWRPYMAPIKIIMTLGMLLMLLQAVAELIKNVAAALGKELS; encoded by the coding sequence ATGTCTTCCTTTTTCCTGTATTCGCTGAAAAAATACGTCCGGGCGGTCAACGCCGTCAACCGGGTCGTCGGGTACTTCGCCATGTACCTGCTCGTCTTCATGCTCGCGATCCTCACCTGGTCGGTGATCTCCAACGGCGTGCTCAATTCACCGGCTATCTGGGTGATGGAGATGGCCCAGTTTTCCATGGCCGCCTACTACCTGCTCGGAGCCGGATTCAGCATGCAACAGGGCGCCCATGTCCGCATGGATATCTTTTACGAACGCTGGAGCCCGCGCCGGCGAGCCGGCGTGGATTCGTTCACGATCCTGCTGGTCATCTTCTACCTGGTGGTCCTTGTCATGGGCGGCTACGAGAGCTCGTACTACGCGCTGGAATACGGACAGCGGAATCACACCGTGTGGCGTCCCTACATGGCGCCGATCAAGATCATCATGACGCTCGGCATGCTGCTGATGCTGCTCCAGGCCGTCGCCGAGCTGATCAAGAACGTGGCCGCCGCCCTCGGAAAGGAGCTGTCATGA
- a CDS encoding anchor protein encodes MKIASKIIALLLPVTALLVLPIKAAQSQNLLANGTFEGSWTGSFAPEGWTLAGNGAQRKAPGLDGSSASLLLSDGRRAEQSVASRPEDWTLSFQFTLNTGTATTTERIQPFVIYLFEAGDDTGSNNNAWINLRFDTRNAANGSEFQIYDKDNASLWVSAGVPNFTGSTYDPAGNTFTGKTEYQFSITYDSKKDTYSISYGIVGATLSTINTGTFRHATTGAGLGTIRFASGGSGFALDNVVLTTPIPEPATAAAVILAAAFVATLVWRGRRQQ; translated from the coding sequence ATGAAAATCGCCTCGAAAATCATCGCGTTGCTGCTGCCTGTCACCGCTCTCCTTGTGCTGCCAATCAAGGCAGCCCAATCGCAAAATCTTCTTGCCAATGGCACCTTTGAGGGATCCTGGACGGGCTCCTTCGCTCCCGAAGGCTGGACACTTGCCGGCAACGGCGCGCAGCGCAAGGCACCCGGTCTCGACGGTTCGTCTGCCTCTTTGCTGCTTTCCGATGGACGCCGCGCCGAACAAAGTGTCGCCAGCCGTCCGGAGGACTGGACGTTGAGTTTCCAGTTCACCCTCAATACGGGCACCGCGACCACCACCGAACGCATTCAACCTTTCGTCATCTATCTTTTCGAAGCCGGAGATGACACCGGCAGCAACAATAACGCCTGGATCAACCTCCGGTTCGATACCCGCAATGCGGCCAACGGATCCGAGTTCCAGATTTACGACAAGGACAATGCTTCCTTGTGGGTGTCGGCCGGCGTGCCCAATTTTACCGGCTCCACTTATGACCCGGCCGGTAACACCTTCACCGGGAAAACCGAGTATCAGTTTTCCATTACCTATGATAGCAAGAAAGACACTTATTCCATCAGCTACGGGATCGTGGGCGCCACGCTCTCTACCATCAACACCGGGACTTTCCGGCACGCGACTACCGGCGCAGGGCTCGGGACGATCCGCTTCGCCTCGGGCGGTTCCGGCTTTGCTCTGGACAATGTTGTCCTGACCACACCGATCCCCGAACCCGCGACCGCCGCTGCCGTGATCCTTGCCGCCGCCTTTGTCGCGACTCTGGTCTGGCGGGGTCGTCGCCAACAATAA